DNA sequence from the Longimicrobium sp. genome:
ACAGCTAACTCGTTGTCAGTGTGGTGTTTACAGAAACTGCTACGGCACGCGAAGTGCCTTTCGGACCCATCCCCGGCGGTCCAACCCGCCCGCCGTAAAACATTGCACGCATGGCACGAGATGCCTACCACGATCTGGAAGGGCGCCATCAGCTTCGGTCTGGTGACCATCCCGGTGACGCTGCACAGCGCGGTGCGCGAGCACAGCGGGATCAGCTTCAACCAGCTCCACGCCAAGGACAAGTCGCGCATCCGCTACAAGAAGGTCTGCGAGCGCGAAGGAAAGGAGGTTCCGGCCGACGAGATCGTCAAAGGATACGAGTACGAGAAGGGAAAGTACATCGTCATCTCCGACGAGGAGCTGGAGCAGGCCGAGCGCGCCACCTCGCGCTCGTTCGAGATCGCGGCGTTCGTCAAGGAGGATGACGTCGATCCGCGCTACTTCGACAAGCCCTACTACCTGGCCCCCATGCCGGGCGGCGAGAAAGCCTACGTCCTCCTCCGCCAGACGATGGAGAACACCGGGTCGATCGGCGTCGGCAGCTTCGTGCTGCGCAAGAAGACGCACCTGGCCGGCCTCAAGGCGGTGGGCGACGCGCTGGTGCTGGAGCTCATGCGCTACGAGCGCGAGCTGGTGGACGTGCGCGAGCTGCGCATCCCCGAGGTCAAGGACCTGCGCCCGCAGGAGCTGAAGATGGCGGAGCAGCTCGTGGAGAACCTGAGCGAGCCGTTCGATCCCGGCAAGTTCCGCGATGTCTACAGCGAGAGCCTGATGGAGGTGATCCAGGCCAAGCTCAAGGGCCAGAAGCCGTCGCTGGCCGAGGCGGACGAGCCCGACAGCACGGGCGTCATCGACCTGATGGCGCGGCTGCAGGAGAGCATCAAGGAGTCGTCGAAGCCCGCGGCGGCCAAGAAGAAGGCGGCGGCGGCTCCCAAGAAGCGGAAGTCGGCGTAGCCCATGGCGAAGCCCCGCCGCACCTCCGCACCCGCGGGCGACCTGGCGGAGTACCAGGCCAAGCGCGACTTCGGCAAGACGCCGGAGCCGCGCGGCGCGCGTGCGCGAAAGAAGAAGGCGGTGGGGCTCGGCTTCGTGGTGCAGAAGCACGCGGCCAGCCACCTGCACTTCGACCTGCGGCTGGAGCTGGGCGGGGTGATGAAGAGCTGGGCCGTGCCCAAGGGCCCCTCCGGCGACCCGGCGGACCGCCGCCTGGCCGTGGAGGTGGAGGACCACCCCATGGAGTACAACACGTTCGAGGGCACCATCCCGGCCGGCGAGTACGGCGGCGGCACCGTGATGCTGTGGGACCGCGGCACCTACACCGCGGACGACGTCCTCCCCAACGAGGACCCGGAGGAGTTCCTCGCCGCGCAGCACAAGAAGGGGAAGCTGGACATCACCTTCCACGGCGAGCGGCTGCGCGGCTCCTACGCCCTGGTGCGCACCCGCCGCGGCGAGGGCGGCTCGAAGCCGCAGTGGCTCCTCATCAAGCACCGCGACGACCACTCCGGCGATGGGCTGGACCCCGCCGCGGAGTACGACACTTCAGTGGAGACGGGCCGGACCATGGAGGAGATCGCCTCCGGCCGTGGAGGCCGCCGTGTGTGGCGCTCCAATCGTGCCACCAGTGCGACATCTGCTCCGCAACCAGTCCCCGCCGCCGCGCCAACCCCTGTCGTGCTCCCGATGCTCGCCTCCTCCGCCGGGGGCACGGTGCCGAGCGGCGAGGGGTGGACCTTCGAGCCGAAGTACGACGGCATCCGCGTGCTCGCCTTCGTGGGGAACGGCACGGCGGCGCTGGTGACGCGCAACGGCAACGACAAGGCGCGCCAGTTTCCCGAGGTCGTGGAGGCGCTCCTCGCCTTCCGCCAGGAGCTGGGGCGCGACGTGGTGCTGGACGGCGAGCTGATCGGCGTGCGCAACGGCGAGGTGGTGCGCTTCGAGTCGCTGCAGGGCCGTATGCACCTCACCAACGACCGCGACATCGCCAACAGCTCGGCCCGCGAGCCCGCCGCCCTCGTCGCCTTCGACCTGCTGCTGGACGGCGCGCGCCCCCTGCTGCGCGAGCCGTGGAGCGACCGCCGCGAAGCGCTGGAGGAGCTGCTCGAAGGCCGCGCCACCGACGTGCTGCGGCTGGGCGAGAGCTCGGCGGACGTGGACGAGATGATGTCGCGCGCCCGCGCCGGCGGGTGGGAGGGGCTGGTGGCGAAGCGCACCTCCAGCGGCTACGCGGCCGGCAAGCGCTCGCGCGATTGGGTCAAGCTGAAGCTGGAGAACCGCCAGGAGCTGGTCGTGGGCGGATGGACGGAGCCCCGCAACTCGCGGCAGCACGTGGGTGCGCTCCTCCTGGGCTACTACGACGCGGAGGGGCGCTTCATCTACGCGGGCCACACCGGCACCGGCTTCGACCAGAAGGGCCTGGCCGACGCGGCGCGGCGCATGAAGCCGCTGGAGCGCAAGACGTCGCCCTTTCTGGAGAAGCCCGCCACCAACGAGAAGGCGCACTGGGTGACGCCCAGGCTGGTGGTGGAGATCCGCTTCAACGAGTGGACCTCCGCGGGGAAGCTGCGCCAGCCCGTCTTCCTCGGCTTCCGCGACGACAAGGACCCGCGCTCCGTGGTGCGCGAGCCTGACGCCCGCGTCTCCGCGCCGGCACCAGAGCCGCGGGATGGCGCGCCGGCTCCAAAACACGCGGCGGGCTCCGTGGCCGAGCGGCTGGACGCGATCGAGCGCGAGGGCGGCGACGGCGTGGTGGCGCTGGGAAAGGGGAAGCAGCTCTCCGTCAGCAACCTGGGCAAGGTCTACTTCCCCGCGGACGGCATCACCAAGGGCGACCTGCTGCGCTATTACGCGGAGACGGCACGCTACATCCTCCCCGCCATGAAGGACCGGCCGCTGGTGCTGCGCCGCTTCCCCAACGGTATCGAGGGGCAGGCCTTCTATCAGCAGACCCCCGACGCTGACACGCCGGAGGGTGTGCGCGTGGAGACGATCCGCGAGCCGGACGGCGACCTGAAGCGGCGCCTGATCGGCGGCGACCTGGCCACGCTCCTCTACACGGTGCAGCTCGGCGCCATCTCGTACGACCCCTGGCACTCGCGCGTCGACGGGCTGGACTACGCCGACTACTCGATCCTGGACCTGGACCCGGGCGAGGGGACCGACTTCCAGACCGTCGTGGAGGTGGCGCGGCTGGTCAAGCAGGAGCTGGACCGCGCGGGGCTGCACGGGGCGCTCAAGACGTCGGGCTCCAGCGGGCTGCACATCTACCTCCCGCTCCCCGCGCGCACGCCGCTGGAGACCTCCACGCTCCTGGCGCAGTTCATCGCCACCCGCGTGGCCGCGCGCGCGCCCAAGATCGCGACGGTCGAGCGGATGGTGAAGCGGCGCCCCCGCGGCACCGTGTACGTGGACTACCTGCAGAACATCCTGGGGAAGACGGTGGCGGGGGTGTACGCCGTCCGCGCCAAGCCGGGCGGCACCGTCTCCACCCCCCTGAGCTGGGACGAGCTGACCGACGACCTGGACCTGCACGCCTTCACCGTGCGCACCCTGCCCGCGCGGCTGGCGGAGCGCGGCGACCTGTGGGGCCCGGCGATGAAGCGGCCCATCCCGCTGCGGCGCTTCCTGCGCGCCGCGCCGGCCGCCTGACACACCGCGAGGAGCGGACGATGATCGACTTCGAAGCAGGGGTGAGGGAGGCCTGGCTGGACGCGACGGCGCCGGGGTGCGTGCTGGTCGTCTCCGAGAACGAGGTGATCCGCACGGGGCTCCGCCTCCTCCTGCAGCGCAACCGCTACGAGGCGGTGGAGGCGCGCACCGAGGAGGAAGCGGTGCGGCTGGCGGTGGAGTGGTTCCCGGACCTGGTGATCGTGGACCTTCCCGACCCCGCGGCCCCGCGCCTCCTGGAGGAGCTTCGCCGCGAGCCGGGGTGCACCGGCACCCTCGCACTGCGCCTGACCGCCGACTCCGAGGCCGCGCACTCAGGCACCGCCCACTACGACGGCTGCCTGGTGAAGCCGGCCGACCCGCAGCGCATCCTCGCCGAGGTCGTGCGGCTGATGGAGCGGCGCTTCGGCGCGGGACGCACGGCGGTGCCGCTGGACGGACCGCGCGCCGCGGAGCTGATCCGGCTGGACACCCCCTTCCCCGCCCGCACGCGCGTGGAGGCGAACCCGCTGAACGCCGAAGTGCTGGCCAACGTCCTTTCCGAGCTGCGCTGGCTGGGCATCCGCCACCACCAGCTTCGCGACGGCGGCGACGTGGTGGTGGAGTACGTGTGCACGGTGCAGCAGGCGCTGGAGCTCGGCTTCGAGGACGTGCCGGGCGTGCTCGCCTTCGCCCTGGAGGACGCCTTCCCCTGGCTGGCGCGCCGCCCTGACGCGCTGCGCAGGCGGATCGACCGGCTCAAGAACCTGGCATCGCTGCGCCGCACGGGGTGAGCACAGGGCGCCCGATGCCGAACGTGCGGCCGGGCGGAAGCTGAACAGCCGACGTAATTGGAGGTGGGGGATGAGAAGCTCGAAGAGGACGCGCGATCCGGTCGAGATCCGGCTCTGGATGGAGGAGCGAGGCGGCGCCCCCGCCTTCGGCAACGGCGCCGAGGGACCGCTCCGCATCGACTTCGATCCGGACGCGCCGGCGGCTGAGGCGGATTGGGTGCGCTGGTTCCGCGTCTTCGAGGAGCACGAGCTCGCCTTCCAATTCCACCCCGCGGATGACGGCCGCTCGTACCGCCTGGTGCGCGGCCGGGCGGACGACGAGCACCCCACGCTGGCGGCGTGGCCGGCGGGGAGCCTGATGATCGTGGAGCGCACGGGCTGAACGGGACGGAAACCGCAACCCACAGTGGGGCATGGACATGGAACCGCTCACCCGCCGGCAGGTGGAGATACTGGGCTACCTGCGGGAATACCTGGAAGAGAAAGGGTACGCGCCCAGCCACGAGGAGGTGGCGGAGCGCTTCAGCTACCGTGCCATCTCCACCGTGGCCGAGCACCTGAACACGCTGCAGGAGAAGGGCTACATCCTGCGCACCCCCGGCCGGTCGCGCGCGCTGCGCCTTCTCCGCCCCGGCGACGTCGCGGAACCGGAGCCGACGCAGGGCTTCAGCGTGGCGGACGGCGCCCAGTACGTCCCCCGGCGCCACCTGCCACCGATGTTCGCCGCCTGGATGGCCGAGTGGCTCACCGAGCGCGGCCATCCCCGCCCGGACGAGGCGCAGCTCAAGGCCTGGGTGATGCACCGCATGCGGCGGCGCGCGTCCTGACATCGGGAAAGGCCTCACACAGAGGCCACAGAGGGAAACGGAAAGGCACGGAGAGAACCTCTAGCGGTTCTTTCCGTGCCCTCTGTGTCTTTGGGTGAGGCTGTTGTACAGGCGCGAGGACTGGAGCGCGGCGTCCCGTTTGCGGAGTGTCGATGGCGCGACTTGGCGCCAGGGTTCTGACACTCACGCTGGAATGAGGTAGAGGCGTGGAAACCCATCGGAACGAGCAGGGAATCACCCCACCATGGATGGAACGCATGCGGGCCCGCGGCGTTTACGTCCGGGAGCCCGAACCTGGATACGTGTTGCGGCCCTATACCGAGCGCGAGCGCGAAGCTGGGCGTCTGCTCGTACTCTGGCGCAAGACGGTGCGGTTGCTGCGCGGAGAGCGTCCTGTATGTTGACGCTTCCGCTCTGGTCAAGTGATGCCATTCGTCATTGAGGTTTGTGCAAAGCTGAACAAGATGTCTCACGCAGAGGCGCAGAGACGCAGGAGAGAACCGCAACTGCATGGCTCACACAGAGACACAGAGCCACAGAGAGAACCGCTTAAAGGTTTTCTCTGTGGCTTTCAGTTCCTTCTGTGGCCTCTGTGTGAGGCTTTTCTGTTGTTCTCTCCCTGCGTCTCTGCGCCTCTGCGTGAGACCAAGCCGGTCAGAATGCACACCAGCTTCCGCTAGATGGTATGAGGCTGTCGTTCAGGCGCGCGGCGGGCGGAAGCCGAGGATCTCGCGGTCGTACGTCGCCGGGTTGGCGGCGTAGAGCGCGCTCCACTCGT
Encoded proteins:
- a CDS encoding Ku protein, whose protein sequence is MPTTIWKGAISFGLVTIPVTLHSAVREHSGISFNQLHAKDKSRIRYKKVCEREGKEVPADEIVKGYEYEKGKYIVISDEELEQAERATSRSFEIAAFVKEDDVDPRYFDKPYYLAPMPGGEKAYVLLRQTMENTGSIGVGSFVLRKKTHLAGLKAVGDALVLELMRYERELVDVRELRIPEVKDLRPQELKMAEQLVENLSEPFDPGKFRDVYSESLMEVIQAKLKGQKPSLAEADEPDSTGVIDLMARLQESIKESSKPAAAKKKAAAAPKKRKSA
- the ligD gene encoding DNA ligase D codes for the protein MAKPRRTSAPAGDLAEYQAKRDFGKTPEPRGARARKKKAVGLGFVVQKHAASHLHFDLRLELGGVMKSWAVPKGPSGDPADRRLAVEVEDHPMEYNTFEGTIPAGEYGGGTVMLWDRGTYTADDVLPNEDPEEFLAAQHKKGKLDITFHGERLRGSYALVRTRRGEGGSKPQWLLIKHRDDHSGDGLDPAAEYDTSVETGRTMEEIASGRGGRRVWRSNRATSATSAPQPVPAAAPTPVVLPMLASSAGGTVPSGEGWTFEPKYDGIRVLAFVGNGTAALVTRNGNDKARQFPEVVEALLAFRQELGRDVVLDGELIGVRNGEVVRFESLQGRMHLTNDRDIANSSAREPAALVAFDLLLDGARPLLREPWSDRREALEELLEGRATDVLRLGESSADVDEMMSRARAGGWEGLVAKRTSSGYAAGKRSRDWVKLKLENRQELVVGGWTEPRNSRQHVGALLLGYYDAEGRFIYAGHTGTGFDQKGLADAARRMKPLERKTSPFLEKPATNEKAHWVTPRLVVEIRFNEWTSAGKLRQPVFLGFRDDKDPRSVVREPDARVSAPAPEPRDGAPAPKHAAGSVAERLDAIEREGGDGVVALGKGKQLSVSNLGKVYFPADGITKGDLLRYYAETARYILPAMKDRPLVLRRFPNGIEGQAFYQQTPDADTPEGVRVETIREPDGDLKRRLIGGDLATLLYTVQLGAISYDPWHSRVDGLDYADYSILDLDPGEGTDFQTVVEVARLVKQELDRAGLHGALKTSGSSGLHIYLPLPARTPLETSTLLAQFIATRVAARAPKIATVERMVKRRPRGTVYVDYLQNILGKTVAGVYAVRAKPGGTVSTPLSWDELTDDLDLHAFTVRTLPARLAERGDLWGPAMKRPIPLRRFLRAAPAA
- a CDS encoding response regulator: MIDFEAGVREAWLDATAPGCVLVVSENEVIRTGLRLLLQRNRYEAVEARTEEEAVRLAVEWFPDLVIVDLPDPAAPRLLEELRREPGCTGTLALRLTADSEAAHSGTAHYDGCLVKPADPQRILAEVVRLMERRFGAGRTAVPLDGPRAAELIRLDTPFPARTRVEANPLNAEVLANVLSELRWLGIRHHQLRDGGDVVVEYVCTVQQALELGFEDVPGVLAFALEDAFPWLARRPDALRRRIDRLKNLASLRRTG